Proteins from one Porites lutea chromosome 3, jaPorLute2.1, whole genome shotgun sequence genomic window:
- the LOC140931623 gene encoding uncharacterized protein produces the protein MQPFMVAYLEAMIFVNPFLYLEEMQGRLRADLNLLPHEVPSVPVICRTLHDLNLTKHKSTKVPQERFTPYNLVRRQAYIQWRNRKDPTKLFFGDETAFNKLTDVRTSGWCSIGDVLPSVEPKRDVREKISAFAVVGYNEGIVNCYPVPGSFNAVSITNAIEYHFLPYLPRDSFLVLDNASIHNDVAVQNVLARKNITLVKMPTYSFDLNPTESVFSIVKANALKTPGSIRAYGMASVVNAFAGVTVPVVQSFYRRSWQVQF, from the coding sequence ATGCAACCTTTTATGGTTGCCTATCTGGAGGCTATGATTTTCGTGAACCCTTTTTTGTACTTGGAAGAAATGCAAGGCAGACTGAGAGCTGACCTGAACTTGTTACCACACGAAGTTCCGTCGGTACCGGTTATTTGCAGGACACTGCATGATCTCAATTTAACGAAGCACAAGTCAACTAAAGTCCCACAAGAGCGATTTACACCGTACAACTTGGTAAGAAGACAAGCTTACATCCAGTGGCGGAACCGAAAAGATCCAACAAAACTGTTTTTCGGAGACGAGACGGCCTTTAACAAGCTCACTGATGTACGAACTTCAGGTTGGTGCAGTATTGGTGACGTCCTTCCGAGTGTAGAGCCAAAACGAGACgtaagagaaaaaatatcgGCCTTTGCAGTGGTAGGTTACAACGAAGGAATTGTTAATTGCTACCCAGTTCCCGGTAGCTTCAATGCAGTTTCCATAACAAATGCCATCGAGTATCACTTCTTACCCTACTTACCAAGAGATAGTTTTCTGGTTCTTGACAATGCCTCGATACACAACGACGTTGCTGTGCAGAATGTTTTGGCGCGCAAGAACATAACCCTCGTCAAAATGCCTACTTACTCTTTTGACTTAAATCCCACTGAAAGCGTTTTCAGCATCGTAAAAGCCAATGCACTGAAGACTCCGGGTTCCATTCGTGCTTACGGAATGGCAAGCGTTGTAAATGCTTTCGCAGGAGTAACAGTTCCAGTGGTACAGTCATTTTACAGGAGAAGCTGGCAAGTGCAATTCTAA